The Chrysemys picta bellii isolate R12L10 chromosome 5, ASM1138683v2, whole genome shotgun sequence genome includes a window with the following:
- the SPEF1 gene encoding sperm flagellar protein 1, producing MKTIWLPPALQAGRARGELGCAPQAWGCRGLAWIRLAAEQMANGELDEESLQELYSWVDAVPLSRPKKNITRDFSDGVLAAEVVKFYFPKMVEMHNYVPANSTQQKLSNWGHLNRKVLNKLNFSIPEDLIRKIVQCTPGVVELVLLPLRQKIEEKQKQSKVASGTYQELGTRYALHENGQTETGYSSKPKTSAAGIYVQQSPRAERMNKGQQGYAQALPGDTSFRIQLAERDQALLACQETVQILQMKVRRLEHLLHLKNVRIDDLTRRLQQVEQKQK from the exons ATGAAAACAATATGgctgcctccagccctgcaggcaggcagagccAGGGGCGAGCTTGGCTGTGCCCCGCAGGCGTGGGGGTGTAGAGGCCTGGCCTGGATCCGGCTGGCGGCCGAGCAGATGGCGAACGGGGAGCTGGACGAGGAGAGCCTGCAGGAGCTCTACAGCTGGGTGGATGCCGTCCCCCTGTCCCGCCCCAAGAAGAACATCACCCGGGACTTCAGCGACGGAG TTCTAGCAGCAGAAGTGGTGAAATTTTACTTTCCCAAAATGGTGGAAATGCACAATTATGTCCCAGCGAATTCAACGCAACAGAAACTCTCCAACTGGGGCCATCTCAACAG GAAGGTGCTGAACAAGCTGAATTTCTCCATCCCGGAAGATCTGATCCGGAAGATCGTACAGTGCACGCCTGGCGTGGTGGAGCTGGTGCTGCTCCCACTGCGGCAGAAAATCGAGGAGAAGCAGAAGCAGAGCAAGGTGGCATCTGGCACATATCAG GAGCTGGGCACACGCTATGCACTCCATGAGAACGGCCAGACGGAAACAG GCTATTCGTCGAAGCCAAAGACCAGTGCCGCAGGGATCTACGTGCAGCAGTCCCCACGAGCGGAAAG GATGAACAAGGGCCAGCAAGGCTATGCCCAGGCACTGCCAGGAGACACCAGCTTTCGCATTCAGTTAGCGGAGAGGGACCAGGCTCTGCTGGCTTGTCAAGAGACGGTCCAG ATCCTGCAGATGAAGGTGCGGCGGCTGGAACACCTGCTCCACCTGAAGAACGTTCGGATTGACGACCTCACGAGGCGCCTACAGCAAGTGGAGCAGAAACAGAAATGA